One stretch of Ipomoea triloba cultivar NCNSP0323 chromosome 8, ASM357664v1 DNA includes these proteins:
- the LOC116027861 gene encoding uncharacterized protein LOC116027861 isoform X3 translates to MDGAYQAALSLMQEHGFEGDPVCNLVVGLTFYELWYSSLPKEMQLDKHNEFGSNMQRDTFKDNMCMSIVDSKGGDAPEGQETNSLVQCDSNTSVRNDKDNMDADVNQHGEGPMDIDNDPQQKVGPDGFQPQDVSMHSTERSEHENSDCSNSPPSLSTFFVHGLPPCLLPIQLPQLDNLEELYDMHKQLRNDQYNSAVKFLSHAVNSMPPTLEAFHPLVQLLLLGDKVKEALDIVEKFSPDSSTVLHLRLKAHLLEHFDGNNHAKLATCFEDILKKDPSCSHSLGWLTNLHRRGDYSTEMLVEMIALNLDAIYAKSNTWRDFASCLLKLSQIEGDSASICFNGGDGDGVKPKFSGYISRVPEIFITPESGKSWRFRCKWWLTRHFKQSILVSDIASGDTELLTYKAAAACHLYGREFGYVVKASEFLKEENILDMLVVLNTHVNNSVGFYLNLNRKNLC, encoded by the exons ATGGATGGTGCATATCAAGCTGCTTTAAG TCTAATGCAGGAGCATGGTTTTGAGGGTGACCCAGTTTGTAATTTAGTTGTGGGGTTGACATTTTATGAATTATGGTATTCTTCTCTTCCAAAAGAGATGCAGTTGGATAAACACAATGAATTTGGAAGCAACATGCAAAGGGATACATTCAAAGACAACATGTGCATGTCAATTGTGGATTCAAAGGGAGGTGATGCCCCTGAAGGTCAAGAAACTAATTCATTGGTACAATGTGATTCCAACACCTCTGTTCGGAATGATAAAGACAATATGGATGCTGATGTCAACCAACATGGAGAAGGTCCCATGGACATTGACAACGATCCTCAACAAAAGGTGGGCCCTGATGGTTTCCAGCCACAAGATGTCTCTATGCACTCTACTGAGAGGAGTGAACATGAGAACTCAGATTGCAGCAATTCTCCCCCATCCCTCTCAACTTTCTTTGTTCATG GTCTGCCACCATGCCTATTGCCTATACAATTGCCTCAATTGGATAACTTAGAGGAATTATATGATATGCATAAGCAATTGCGCAATGATCAGTATAACAGTGCGGTAAAGTTTTTAAGCCATGCTGTCAACTCAATGCCACCGACACTTGAGGCTTTTCATCCTCTGGTTCAG CTGCTGCTGCTTGGGGATAAGGTTAAAGAGGCTCTTGATATTGTTGAAAAGTTTTCTCCTGACTCAAGTACAGTACTCCATTTGAG ACTGAAGGCTCATCTCTTGGAACATTTTGATGGCAACAACCATGCCAAACTTGCTACATGCTTTGAggatatattaaaaaaagacCCCAGTTGTAGCCACTCATTGGGATGGCTCACCAACTTACATCGTAGAG GGGACTATAGCACTGAAATGCTGGTGGAAATGATAGCTTTGAACTTAGATGCTATATATGCAAAAAGCAACACATGGAGGGATTTTGCATCGTGCTTACTGAAGCTTTCCCAAATTGAAGGAGACAGTGCATCGATCTGCTTTAatggtggtgatggtgatggagTGAAGCCAAAATTTTCAGGTTATATTAGTCGTGTTCCAGAAATATTCATCACTCCCGAATCAGGAAAATCTTGGAGGTTTCGTTGCAAATGGTGGCTTACCCGTCACTTCAAGCAGAGCATACTTGTGTCTGATATTGCTTCAG GTGATACAGAGCTCCTCACTTACAAGGCAGCGGCAGCATGTCATCTTTATGGCCGAGAATTTGGATATGTTGTTAAGGCCAGCGAGTTCTTAAaggaagaaaatattttg
- the LOC116027861 gene encoding uncharacterized protein LOC116027861 isoform X1 produces MEAEERKAEIENPKRRVRMRPHDDLNSYPNLLSEARRINSVILAKAKPCHCLKRGIGSLQGDLTSIRSQHRKKLRRLLLVLLRRHNWAEASGVLSLLHKGTSKEIAISKTRAKFSATLEILRHIKGDSISSKKIQNIYGLWMTKLGPMKNWPMKHRVAVQLEHNLFCLTSKEMDGAYQAALSLMQEHGFEGDPVCNLVVGLTFYELWYSSLPKEMQLDKHNEFGSNMQRDTFKDNMCMSIVDSKGGDAPEGQETNSLVQCDSNTSVRNDKDNMDADVNQHGEGPMDIDNDPQQKVGPDGFQPQDVSMHSTERSEHENSDCSNSPPSLSTFFVHGLPPCLLPIQLPQLDNLEELYDMHKQLRNDQYNSAVKFLSHAVNSMPPTLEAFHPLVQLLLLGDKVKEALDIVEKFSPDSSTVLHLRLKAHLLEHFDGNNHAKLATCFEDILKKDPSCSHSLGWLTNLHRRGDYSTEMLVEMIALNLDAIYAKSNTWRDFASCLLKLSQIEGDSASICFNGGDGDGVKPKFSGYISRVPEIFITPESGKSWRFRCKWWLTRHFKQSILVSDIASGDTELLTYKAAAACHLYGREFGYVVKASEFLKEENILDMLVVLNTHVNNSVGFYLNLNRKNLC; encoded by the exons ATGGAAGCCGAAGAACGGAAAGCCGAAATTGAGAACCCAAAACGGAGGGTTCGCATGCGGCCGCATGATGATCTTAACTCTTACCCGAATTTGTTGTCAGAGGCCAGGAGAATCAACAGTGTGATATTAGCCAAGGCCAAGCCCTGCCATTGCCTGAAGCGTGGCATTGGAAGCTTACAAGGAGATCTCACCAGTATACGCTCTCAACACCGGAAGAAATTGCGGCGGCTACTGCTGGTGTTGCTGCGGCGGCACAACTGGGCCGAGGCGAGTGGAGTGTTGAGTTTGCTTCATAAAGGGACTTCTAAAGAAATAGCTATCTCAAAGACTCGGGCTAAGTTCTCG gcTACTTTGGAAATTCTCAGACATATAAAGGGTGACTCTATCAGCTCAAAAAAGATCCAGAATATATATGGGCTATGGATGACAAAGCTTGGGCCTATGAAGAATTGGCCAATGAAG CACAGAGTTGCAGTTCAGTTGGAACACAACCTTTTTTGTTTGACAAGTAAGGAGATGGATGGTGCATATCAAGCTGCTTTAAG TCTAATGCAGGAGCATGGTTTTGAGGGTGACCCAGTTTGTAATTTAGTTGTGGGGTTGACATTTTATGAATTATGGTATTCTTCTCTTCCAAAAGAGATGCAGTTGGATAAACACAATGAATTTGGAAGCAACATGCAAAGGGATACATTCAAAGACAACATGTGCATGTCAATTGTGGATTCAAAGGGAGGTGATGCCCCTGAAGGTCAAGAAACTAATTCATTGGTACAATGTGATTCCAACACCTCTGTTCGGAATGATAAAGACAATATGGATGCTGATGTCAACCAACATGGAGAAGGTCCCATGGACATTGACAACGATCCTCAACAAAAGGTGGGCCCTGATGGTTTCCAGCCACAAGATGTCTCTATGCACTCTACTGAGAGGAGTGAACATGAGAACTCAGATTGCAGCAATTCTCCCCCATCCCTCTCAACTTTCTTTGTTCATG GTCTGCCACCATGCCTATTGCCTATACAATTGCCTCAATTGGATAACTTAGAGGAATTATATGATATGCATAAGCAATTGCGCAATGATCAGTATAACAGTGCGGTAAAGTTTTTAAGCCATGCTGTCAACTCAATGCCACCGACACTTGAGGCTTTTCATCCTCTGGTTCAG CTGCTGCTGCTTGGGGATAAGGTTAAAGAGGCTCTTGATATTGTTGAAAAGTTTTCTCCTGACTCAAGTACAGTACTCCATTTGAG ACTGAAGGCTCATCTCTTGGAACATTTTGATGGCAACAACCATGCCAAACTTGCTACATGCTTTGAggatatattaaaaaaagacCCCAGTTGTAGCCACTCATTGGGATGGCTCACCAACTTACATCGTAGAG GGGACTATAGCACTGAAATGCTGGTGGAAATGATAGCTTTGAACTTAGATGCTATATATGCAAAAAGCAACACATGGAGGGATTTTGCATCGTGCTTACTGAAGCTTTCCCAAATTGAAGGAGACAGTGCATCGATCTGCTTTAatggtggtgatggtgatggagTGAAGCCAAAATTTTCAGGTTATATTAGTCGTGTTCCAGAAATATTCATCACTCCCGAATCAGGAAAATCTTGGAGGTTTCGTTGCAAATGGTGGCTTACCCGTCACTTCAAGCAGAGCATACTTGTGTCTGATATTGCTTCAG GTGATACAGAGCTCCTCACTTACAAGGCAGCGGCAGCATGTCATCTTTATGGCCGAGAATTTGGATATGTTGTTAAGGCCAGCGAGTTCTTAAaggaagaaaatattttg
- the LOC116027861 gene encoding uncharacterized protein LOC116027861 isoform X2: protein MTKLGPMKNWPMKHRVAVQLEHNLFCLTSKEMDGAYQAALSLMQEHGFEGDPVCNLVVGLTFYELWYSSLPKEMQLDKHNEFGSNMQRDTFKDNMCMSIVDSKGGDAPEGQETNSLVQCDSNTSVRNDKDNMDADVNQHGEGPMDIDNDPQQKVGPDGFQPQDVSMHSTERSEHENSDCSNSPPSLSTFFVHGLPPCLLPIQLPQLDNLEELYDMHKQLRNDQYNSAVKFLSHAVNSMPPTLEAFHPLVQLLLLGDKVKEALDIVEKFSPDSSTVLHLRLKAHLLEHFDGNNHAKLATCFEDILKKDPSCSHSLGWLTNLHRRGDYSTEMLVEMIALNLDAIYAKSNTWRDFASCLLKLSQIEGDSASICFNGGDGDGVKPKFSGYISRVPEIFITPESGKSWRFRCKWWLTRHFKQSILVSDIASGDTELLTYKAAAACHLYGREFGYVVKASEFLKEENILDMLVVLNTHVNNSVGFYLNLNRKNLC, encoded by the exons ATGACAAAGCTTGGGCCTATGAAGAATTGGCCAATGAAG CACAGAGTTGCAGTTCAGTTGGAACACAACCTTTTTTGTTTGACAAGTAAGGAGATGGATGGTGCATATCAAGCTGCTTTAAG TCTAATGCAGGAGCATGGTTTTGAGGGTGACCCAGTTTGTAATTTAGTTGTGGGGTTGACATTTTATGAATTATGGTATTCTTCTCTTCCAAAAGAGATGCAGTTGGATAAACACAATGAATTTGGAAGCAACATGCAAAGGGATACATTCAAAGACAACATGTGCATGTCAATTGTGGATTCAAAGGGAGGTGATGCCCCTGAAGGTCAAGAAACTAATTCATTGGTACAATGTGATTCCAACACCTCTGTTCGGAATGATAAAGACAATATGGATGCTGATGTCAACCAACATGGAGAAGGTCCCATGGACATTGACAACGATCCTCAACAAAAGGTGGGCCCTGATGGTTTCCAGCCACAAGATGTCTCTATGCACTCTACTGAGAGGAGTGAACATGAGAACTCAGATTGCAGCAATTCTCCCCCATCCCTCTCAACTTTCTTTGTTCATG GTCTGCCACCATGCCTATTGCCTATACAATTGCCTCAATTGGATAACTTAGAGGAATTATATGATATGCATAAGCAATTGCGCAATGATCAGTATAACAGTGCGGTAAAGTTTTTAAGCCATGCTGTCAACTCAATGCCACCGACACTTGAGGCTTTTCATCCTCTGGTTCAG CTGCTGCTGCTTGGGGATAAGGTTAAAGAGGCTCTTGATATTGTTGAAAAGTTTTCTCCTGACTCAAGTACAGTACTCCATTTGAG ACTGAAGGCTCATCTCTTGGAACATTTTGATGGCAACAACCATGCCAAACTTGCTACATGCTTTGAggatatattaaaaaaagacCCCAGTTGTAGCCACTCATTGGGATGGCTCACCAACTTACATCGTAGAG GGGACTATAGCACTGAAATGCTGGTGGAAATGATAGCTTTGAACTTAGATGCTATATATGCAAAAAGCAACACATGGAGGGATTTTGCATCGTGCTTACTGAAGCTTTCCCAAATTGAAGGAGACAGTGCATCGATCTGCTTTAatggtggtgatggtgatggagTGAAGCCAAAATTTTCAGGTTATATTAGTCGTGTTCCAGAAATATTCATCACTCCCGAATCAGGAAAATCTTGGAGGTTTCGTTGCAAATGGTGGCTTACCCGTCACTTCAAGCAGAGCATACTTGTGTCTGATATTGCTTCAG GTGATACAGAGCTCCTCACTTACAAGGCAGCGGCAGCATGTCATCTTTATGGCCGAGAATTTGGATATGTTGTTAAGGCCAGCGAGTTCTTAAaggaagaaaatattttg